From a single Tachypleus tridentatus isolate NWPU-2018 chromosome 6, ASM421037v1, whole genome shotgun sequence genomic region:
- the LOC143253886 gene encoding rho-related BTB domain-containing protein 1-like isoform X5 yields MDNEQPHQENVKCVVVGDTAVGKTRLICARACNARLTLSQLMTHHIPTVWAIDQYRIYKEVLERSWDVVDGVSISLRLWDTFGDHDKDRRFAYGRSDVVLLCFSIANPLSLRNCKVVWYPEIRKFCPNTPIVLVGCKNDLRYIYRDEEFLSLCRDRSPFFRGNHPCVSSRNPEWGRPLRETDILTPEHGRMVAKEIAAPYYETSVLTHYGVNEVFENIIRVALISRRQQRFWMTNLKHVQPPLLQVPFCPPKQPSPNICVPDSQFENDMLSLFHSQVFTDVIFLCGKIGFSAHKAVLAAVSGSFFKLFTMDLSPDISTSARSSSESSMVSTLEAGVGSFNNDTEQLIYQSTPPTRASLRLPRSSNNNSGGSDIANSSGAHTLPQKKKSSEGCSDLADHSNKPEDSNSESRSSVCKILNQGAFQSIGLEPCEGLDHRGEITSSMQTVVTMSKQITPAALQQCLRFLYTGSVDLKCCSLTEVHLAAELLQIPELQVIISNILHREDFLNQEVRQKFLQKLKARIKEICVKQGLFSDVLFQVEGGLCAAHRPLLVARCDMMAAMFRGDFRESSAKVVHFPGVTKDCFHQLLVYLYTDCIDPSINPNNCLDLLELANRLCLARLVALVEQKVVRDLIKMAENKIDSTEYAISLLEPCQMHNADQLADWCLFHISVNYNEICQKSMKLLRTLHPENQAYLNRNRWPPVWYLKEFDFYERCLREREWQENPPKALKRQRNNGSGGCLCFSGKTSGDGSKWAFHTV; encoded by the exons ATGGACAATGAACAGCCTCATCAGGAGAACGTGAAATGTGTGGTTGTTGGAGATACGGCCGTGGGGAAAACACGTCTTATATGCGCTCGAGCTTGCAATGCACGCCTTACCTTAAGCCAGTTGATGACTCACCACATTCCAACAGTTTGGGCTATCGATCAGTATCGAATCTATAAAGAG GTGTTGGAACGCTCTTGGGATGTTGTGGATGGTGTTAGTATTTCGCTTCGGCTGTGGGACACTTTTGGGGACCATGATAAAGATAGAAGATTTGCATATGGAAG GTCAGATGTTGTTTTACTCTGTTTTTCAATTGCCAACCCATTATCACTTCGAAACTGTAAAGTTGTATGGTATCCTGAAATTCGAAAATTTTGTCCAAACACACCAATAGTTTTGGTAGGGTGTAAGAATGACCTCCGGTACATATACAGAGATGAGGAATTTTTGAGCTTGTGTCGTGACCGTAGTCCTTTTTTCAG GGGCAATCATCCATGTGTTTCAAGCAGAAATCCTGAGTGGGGAAG ACCTCTGCGAGAAACCGACATCTTAACTCCAGAACACGGTCGAATGGTCGCAAAAGAAATTGCAGCTCCTTATTACGAAACTAGTGTCCTTACTCATTACGGTGTGAATGAAGTGTTTGAGAACATAATTAGGGTGGCTCTTATATCCCGGAGACAGCAACGTTTTTGGATGACGAACCTGAAACACGTTCAGCCTCCCCTTCTTCAG GTTCCATTTTGCCCTCCAAAGCAGCCATCTCCTAATATTTGCGTTCCTGATTCACAGTTTGAGAATGACATGTTGTCACTGTTTCACAGCCAGGTGTTCACTGATGTAATATTCCTTTGTGGAAAAATAGGCTTTTCTGCCCACAAAGCAGTGTTAGCAGCAGTTAGTGGTTCATTTTTCAAACTCTTCACAATGGATTTATCGCCAGATATTTCAACATCTGCTCGTAGTTCTAGCGAGTCCAGTATG GTTAGTACACTGGAAGCTGGTGTGGGAAGTTTTAACAATGACACAGAACAGCTTATTTACCAGAGCACTCCACCAACACGTGCCTCTTTACGGCTGCCACGAAGCTCAAACAACAACAGTGGTGGCTCAGACATTGCTAACTCTAGTGGTGCCCATACATTGCCCCAGAAGAAAAAGAGCAGCGAAGGTTGTTCAGATTTGGCAGACCACAGCAATAAGCCAGAAGATAGCAACAGTGAATCAAGATCTAGTGTTTGTAAAATTCTTAATCAAGGTGCATTTCAGTCCATCGGTCTCGAACCATGTGAGGGTCTAGACCACAGAGGAGAGATAACATCATCAATGCAGACAGTAGTGACTATGTCTAAGCAAATTACTCCAGCTGCTTTACAACAGTGTCTAAG ATTTCTGTACACCGGTTCAGTTGACTTGAAGTGTTGTTCACTTACCGAGGTCCATCTAGCAGCTGAGCTACTACAAATACCTGAATTGCAA GTCATAATAAGTAACATTTTGCATCGAGAAGATTTTCTCAATCAAGAGGTGCGACAGAAGTTTCTTCAAAAATTAAAGGCCCGAATAAAAGAAATCTGTGTCAAACAAGGTCTCTTTTCTG atgttttatttcaagtggaagGTGGTCTCTGTGCTGCACATCGACCCCTGCTTGTTGCTCGCTGTGATATGATGGCTGCCATGTTCCGAGGAGACTTCAGAGAGAGCTCTGCCAAAGTG GTTCATTTTCCTGGTGTAACGAAAGACTGTTTTCATCAGCTGTTAGTCTATCTGTACACTGACTGCATAGATCCTTCCATAAACCCCAATAACTGCTTAGACCTCCTGGAACTAGCTAACCGGTTGTGTCTCGCTAGACTTGTGGCTCTTGTTGAACAGAAAGTGGTTAGAGACCTGATCAAGATGGCAGAAAATAAGATTGATTCCACTGAATATGCTATAAGTCTTTTGGAACCTTGTCAG ATGCACAATGCAGACCAATTGGCAGATTGGTGTTTGTTTCACATCTCGGTAAACTACAACGAGATTTGCCAAAAAAGTATGAAGCTGTTGAGGACCCTGCACCCAGAAAATCAGGCCTATCTCAACCGAAATAGGTGGCCGCCAGTGTG gTATTTAAAAGAATTTGATTTTTACGAGCGGTGCCTCCGAGAACGTGAATGGCAAGAAAATCCTCCCAAAGCTCTTAAACGCCAGAGAAATAATGGGAGTGGTGGGTGTCTTTGTTTCTCTGGAAAGACCAGTGGTGACGGGTCTAAGTGGGCATTTCATACAGTATAA
- the LOC143253886 gene encoding rho-related BTB domain-containing protein 1-like isoform X4: MAENRSSPRNRGWTTMDNEQPHQENVKCVVVGDTAVGKTRLICARACNARLTLSQLMTHHIPTVWAIDQYRIYKEVLERSWDVVDGVSISLRLWDTFGDHDKDRRFAYGRSDVVLLCFSIANPLSLRNCKVVWYPEIRKFCPNTPIVLVGCKNDLRYIYRDEEFLSLCRDRSPFFRGNHPCVSSRNPEWGRPLRETDILTPEHGRMVAKEIAAPYYETSVLTHYGVNEVFENIIRVALISRRQQRFWMTNLKHVQPPLLQVPFCPPKQPSPNICVPDSQFENDMLSLFHSQVFTDVIFLCGKIGFSAHKAVLAAVSGSFFKLFTMDLSPDISTSARSSSESSMVSTLEAGVGSFNNDTEQLIYQSTPPTRASLRLPRSSNNNSGGSDIANSSGAHTLPQKKKSSEGCSDLADHSNKPEDSNSESRSSVCKILNQGAFQSIGLEPCEGLDHRGEITSSMQTVVTMSKQITPAALQQCLRFLYTGSVDLKCCSLTEVHLAAELLQIPELQVIISNILHREDFLNQEVRQKFLQKLKARIKEICVKQGLFSDVLFQVEGGLCAAHRPLLVARCDMMAAMFRGDFRESSAKVVHFPGVTKDCFHQLLVYLYTDCIDPSINPNNCLDLLELANRLCLARLVALVEQKVVRDLIKMAENKIDSTEYAISLLEPCQMHNADQLADWCLFHISVNYNEICQKSMKLLRTLHPENQAYLNRNRWPPVWYLKEFDFYERCLREREWQENPPKALKRQRNNGSGGCLCFSGKTSGDGSKWAFHTV; the protein is encoded by the exons ATCTTCTCCCAGAAACAGAGGATGGACGACAATGGACAATGAACAGCCTCATCAGGAGAACGTGAAATGTGTGGTTGTTGGAGATACGGCCGTGGGGAAAACACGTCTTATATGCGCTCGAGCTTGCAATGCACGCCTTACCTTAAGCCAGTTGATGACTCACCACATTCCAACAGTTTGGGCTATCGATCAGTATCGAATCTATAAAGAG GTGTTGGAACGCTCTTGGGATGTTGTGGATGGTGTTAGTATTTCGCTTCGGCTGTGGGACACTTTTGGGGACCATGATAAAGATAGAAGATTTGCATATGGAAG GTCAGATGTTGTTTTACTCTGTTTTTCAATTGCCAACCCATTATCACTTCGAAACTGTAAAGTTGTATGGTATCCTGAAATTCGAAAATTTTGTCCAAACACACCAATAGTTTTGGTAGGGTGTAAGAATGACCTCCGGTACATATACAGAGATGAGGAATTTTTGAGCTTGTGTCGTGACCGTAGTCCTTTTTTCAG GGGCAATCATCCATGTGTTTCAAGCAGAAATCCTGAGTGGGGAAG ACCTCTGCGAGAAACCGACATCTTAACTCCAGAACACGGTCGAATGGTCGCAAAAGAAATTGCAGCTCCTTATTACGAAACTAGTGTCCTTACTCATTACGGTGTGAATGAAGTGTTTGAGAACATAATTAGGGTGGCTCTTATATCCCGGAGACAGCAACGTTTTTGGATGACGAACCTGAAACACGTTCAGCCTCCCCTTCTTCAG GTTCCATTTTGCCCTCCAAAGCAGCCATCTCCTAATATTTGCGTTCCTGATTCACAGTTTGAGAATGACATGTTGTCACTGTTTCACAGCCAGGTGTTCACTGATGTAATATTCCTTTGTGGAAAAATAGGCTTTTCTGCCCACAAAGCAGTGTTAGCAGCAGTTAGTGGTTCATTTTTCAAACTCTTCACAATGGATTTATCGCCAGATATTTCAACATCTGCTCGTAGTTCTAGCGAGTCCAGTATG GTTAGTACACTGGAAGCTGGTGTGGGAAGTTTTAACAATGACACAGAACAGCTTATTTACCAGAGCACTCCACCAACACGTGCCTCTTTACGGCTGCCACGAAGCTCAAACAACAACAGTGGTGGCTCAGACATTGCTAACTCTAGTGGTGCCCATACATTGCCCCAGAAGAAAAAGAGCAGCGAAGGTTGTTCAGATTTGGCAGACCACAGCAATAAGCCAGAAGATAGCAACAGTGAATCAAGATCTAGTGTTTGTAAAATTCTTAATCAAGGTGCATTTCAGTCCATCGGTCTCGAACCATGTGAGGGTCTAGACCACAGAGGAGAGATAACATCATCAATGCAGACAGTAGTGACTATGTCTAAGCAAATTACTCCAGCTGCTTTACAACAGTGTCTAAG ATTTCTGTACACCGGTTCAGTTGACTTGAAGTGTTGTTCACTTACCGAGGTCCATCTAGCAGCTGAGCTACTACAAATACCTGAATTGCAA GTCATAATAAGTAACATTTTGCATCGAGAAGATTTTCTCAATCAAGAGGTGCGACAGAAGTTTCTTCAAAAATTAAAGGCCCGAATAAAAGAAATCTGTGTCAAACAAGGTCTCTTTTCTG atgttttatttcaagtggaagGTGGTCTCTGTGCTGCACATCGACCCCTGCTTGTTGCTCGCTGTGATATGATGGCTGCCATGTTCCGAGGAGACTTCAGAGAGAGCTCTGCCAAAGTG GTTCATTTTCCTGGTGTAACGAAAGACTGTTTTCATCAGCTGTTAGTCTATCTGTACACTGACTGCATAGATCCTTCCATAAACCCCAATAACTGCTTAGACCTCCTGGAACTAGCTAACCGGTTGTGTCTCGCTAGACTTGTGGCTCTTGTTGAACAGAAAGTGGTTAGAGACCTGATCAAGATGGCAGAAAATAAGATTGATTCCACTGAATATGCTATAAGTCTTTTGGAACCTTGTCAG ATGCACAATGCAGACCAATTGGCAGATTGGTGTTTGTTTCACATCTCGGTAAACTACAACGAGATTTGCCAAAAAAGTATGAAGCTGTTGAGGACCCTGCACCCAGAAAATCAGGCCTATCTCAACCGAAATAGGTGGCCGCCAGTGTG gTATTTAAAAGAATTTGATTTTTACGAGCGGTGCCTCCGAGAACGTGAATGGCAAGAAAATCCTCCCAAAGCTCTTAAACGCCAGAGAAATAATGGGAGTGGTGGGTGTCTTTGTTTCTCTGGAAAGACCAGTGGTGACGGGTCTAAGTGGGCATTTCATACAGTATAA
- the LOC143253886 gene encoding rho-related BTB domain-containing protein 1-like isoform X3, translating into MMKRNCDEKSSPRNRGWTTMDNEQPHQENVKCVVVGDTAVGKTRLICARACNARLTLSQLMTHHIPTVWAIDQYRIYKEVLERSWDVVDGVSISLRLWDTFGDHDKDRRFAYGRSDVVLLCFSIANPLSLRNCKVVWYPEIRKFCPNTPIVLVGCKNDLRYIYRDEEFLSLCRDRSPFFRGNHPCVSSRNPEWGRPLRETDILTPEHGRMVAKEIAAPYYETSVLTHYGVNEVFENIIRVALISRRQQRFWMTNLKHVQPPLLQVPFCPPKQPSPNICVPDSQFENDMLSLFHSQVFTDVIFLCGKIGFSAHKAVLAAVSGSFFKLFTMDLSPDISTSARSSSESSMVSTLEAGVGSFNNDTEQLIYQSTPPTRASLRLPRSSNNNSGGSDIANSSGAHTLPQKKKSSEGCSDLADHSNKPEDSNSESRSSVCKILNQGAFQSIGLEPCEGLDHRGEITSSMQTVVTMSKQITPAALQQCLRFLYTGSVDLKCCSLTEVHLAAELLQIPELQVIISNILHREDFLNQEVRQKFLQKLKARIKEICVKQGLFSDVLFQVEGGLCAAHRPLLVARCDMMAAMFRGDFRESSAKVVHFPGVTKDCFHQLLVYLYTDCIDPSINPNNCLDLLELANRLCLARLVALVEQKVVRDLIKMAENKIDSTEYAISLLEPCQMHNADQLADWCLFHISVNYNEICQKSMKLLRTLHPENQAYLNRNRWPPVWYLKEFDFYERCLREREWQENPPKALKRQRNNGSGGCLCFSGKTSGDGSKWAFHTV; encoded by the exons ATGATGAAACGAAATTGCGATGAAAA ATCTTCTCCCAGAAACAGAGGATGGACGACAATGGACAATGAACAGCCTCATCAGGAGAACGTGAAATGTGTGGTTGTTGGAGATACGGCCGTGGGGAAAACACGTCTTATATGCGCTCGAGCTTGCAATGCACGCCTTACCTTAAGCCAGTTGATGACTCACCACATTCCAACAGTTTGGGCTATCGATCAGTATCGAATCTATAAAGAG GTGTTGGAACGCTCTTGGGATGTTGTGGATGGTGTTAGTATTTCGCTTCGGCTGTGGGACACTTTTGGGGACCATGATAAAGATAGAAGATTTGCATATGGAAG GTCAGATGTTGTTTTACTCTGTTTTTCAATTGCCAACCCATTATCACTTCGAAACTGTAAAGTTGTATGGTATCCTGAAATTCGAAAATTTTGTCCAAACACACCAATAGTTTTGGTAGGGTGTAAGAATGACCTCCGGTACATATACAGAGATGAGGAATTTTTGAGCTTGTGTCGTGACCGTAGTCCTTTTTTCAG GGGCAATCATCCATGTGTTTCAAGCAGAAATCCTGAGTGGGGAAG ACCTCTGCGAGAAACCGACATCTTAACTCCAGAACACGGTCGAATGGTCGCAAAAGAAATTGCAGCTCCTTATTACGAAACTAGTGTCCTTACTCATTACGGTGTGAATGAAGTGTTTGAGAACATAATTAGGGTGGCTCTTATATCCCGGAGACAGCAACGTTTTTGGATGACGAACCTGAAACACGTTCAGCCTCCCCTTCTTCAG GTTCCATTTTGCCCTCCAAAGCAGCCATCTCCTAATATTTGCGTTCCTGATTCACAGTTTGAGAATGACATGTTGTCACTGTTTCACAGCCAGGTGTTCACTGATGTAATATTCCTTTGTGGAAAAATAGGCTTTTCTGCCCACAAAGCAGTGTTAGCAGCAGTTAGTGGTTCATTTTTCAAACTCTTCACAATGGATTTATCGCCAGATATTTCAACATCTGCTCGTAGTTCTAGCGAGTCCAGTATG GTTAGTACACTGGAAGCTGGTGTGGGAAGTTTTAACAATGACACAGAACAGCTTATTTACCAGAGCACTCCACCAACACGTGCCTCTTTACGGCTGCCACGAAGCTCAAACAACAACAGTGGTGGCTCAGACATTGCTAACTCTAGTGGTGCCCATACATTGCCCCAGAAGAAAAAGAGCAGCGAAGGTTGTTCAGATTTGGCAGACCACAGCAATAAGCCAGAAGATAGCAACAGTGAATCAAGATCTAGTGTTTGTAAAATTCTTAATCAAGGTGCATTTCAGTCCATCGGTCTCGAACCATGTGAGGGTCTAGACCACAGAGGAGAGATAACATCATCAATGCAGACAGTAGTGACTATGTCTAAGCAAATTACTCCAGCTGCTTTACAACAGTGTCTAAG ATTTCTGTACACCGGTTCAGTTGACTTGAAGTGTTGTTCACTTACCGAGGTCCATCTAGCAGCTGAGCTACTACAAATACCTGAATTGCAA GTCATAATAAGTAACATTTTGCATCGAGAAGATTTTCTCAATCAAGAGGTGCGACAGAAGTTTCTTCAAAAATTAAAGGCCCGAATAAAAGAAATCTGTGTCAAACAAGGTCTCTTTTCTG atgttttatttcaagtggaagGTGGTCTCTGTGCTGCACATCGACCCCTGCTTGTTGCTCGCTGTGATATGATGGCTGCCATGTTCCGAGGAGACTTCAGAGAGAGCTCTGCCAAAGTG GTTCATTTTCCTGGTGTAACGAAAGACTGTTTTCATCAGCTGTTAGTCTATCTGTACACTGACTGCATAGATCCTTCCATAAACCCCAATAACTGCTTAGACCTCCTGGAACTAGCTAACCGGTTGTGTCTCGCTAGACTTGTGGCTCTTGTTGAACAGAAAGTGGTTAGAGACCTGATCAAGATGGCAGAAAATAAGATTGATTCCACTGAATATGCTATAAGTCTTTTGGAACCTTGTCAG ATGCACAATGCAGACCAATTGGCAGATTGGTGTTTGTTTCACATCTCGGTAAACTACAACGAGATTTGCCAAAAAAGTATGAAGCTGTTGAGGACCCTGCACCCAGAAAATCAGGCCTATCTCAACCGAAATAGGTGGCCGCCAGTGTG gTATTTAAAAGAATTTGATTTTTACGAGCGGTGCCTCCGAGAACGTGAATGGCAAGAAAATCCTCCCAAAGCTCTTAAACGCCAGAGAAATAATGGGAGTGGTGGGTGTCTTTGTTTCTCTGGAAAGACCAGTGGTGACGGGTCTAAGTGGGCATTTCATACAGTATAA
- the LOC143253886 gene encoding rho-related BTB domain-containing protein 1-like isoform X2, with protein sequence MIVKFLSNHYHTLSHGDIILVYEVWKRHRLWNELSSPRNRGWTTMDNEQPHQENVKCVVVGDTAVGKTRLICARACNARLTLSQLMTHHIPTVWAIDQYRIYKEVLERSWDVVDGVSISLRLWDTFGDHDKDRRFAYGRSDVVLLCFSIANPLSLRNCKVVWYPEIRKFCPNTPIVLVGCKNDLRYIYRDEEFLSLCRDRSPFFRPLRETDILTPEHGRMVAKEIAAPYYETSVLTHYGVNEVFENIIRVALISRRQQRFWMTNLKHVQPPLLQVPFCPPKQPSPNICVPDSQFENDMLSLFHSQVFTDVIFLCGKIGFSAHKAVLAAVSGSFFKLFTMDLSPDISTSARSSSESSMVSTLEAGVGSFNNDTEQLIYQSTPPTRASLRLPRSSNNNSGGSDIANSSGAHTLPQKKKSSEGCSDLADHSNKPEDSNSESRSSVCKILNQGAFQSIGLEPCEGLDHRGEITSSMQTVVTMSKQITPAALQQCLRFLYTGSVDLKCCSLTEVHLAAELLQIPELQVIISNILHREDFLNQEVRQKFLQKLKARIKEICVKQGLFSDVLFQVEGGLCAAHRPLLVARCDMMAAMFRGDFRESSAKVVHFPGVTKDCFHQLLVYLYTDCIDPSINPNNCLDLLELANRLCLARLVALVEQKVVRDLIKMAENKIDSTEYAISLLEPCQMHNADQLADWCLFHISVNYNEICQKSMKLLRTLHPENQAYLNRNRWPPVWYLKEFDFYERCLREREWQENPPKALKRQRNNGSGGCLCFSGKTSGDGSKWAFHTV encoded by the exons ATGATAGTCAAGTTTTTAAGTAACCATTATCATACGCTAAGTCATGGTGATATCATTTTAGTTTACGAGGTGTGGAAGCGACATCGACTTTGGAAcgaact ATCTTCTCCCAGAAACAGAGGATGGACGACAATGGACAATGAACAGCCTCATCAGGAGAACGTGAAATGTGTGGTTGTTGGAGATACGGCCGTGGGGAAAACACGTCTTATATGCGCTCGAGCTTGCAATGCACGCCTTACCTTAAGCCAGTTGATGACTCACCACATTCCAACAGTTTGGGCTATCGATCAGTATCGAATCTATAAAGAG GTGTTGGAACGCTCTTGGGATGTTGTGGATGGTGTTAGTATTTCGCTTCGGCTGTGGGACACTTTTGGGGACCATGATAAAGATAGAAGATTTGCATATGGAAG GTCAGATGTTGTTTTACTCTGTTTTTCAATTGCCAACCCATTATCACTTCGAAACTGTAAAGTTGTATGGTATCCTGAAATTCGAAAATTTTGTCCAAACACACCAATAGTTTTGGTAGGGTGTAAGAATGACCTCCGGTACATATACAGAGATGAGGAATTTTTGAGCTTGTGTCGTGACCGTAGTCCTTTTTTCAG ACCTCTGCGAGAAACCGACATCTTAACTCCAGAACACGGTCGAATGGTCGCAAAAGAAATTGCAGCTCCTTATTACGAAACTAGTGTCCTTACTCATTACGGTGTGAATGAAGTGTTTGAGAACATAATTAGGGTGGCTCTTATATCCCGGAGACAGCAACGTTTTTGGATGACGAACCTGAAACACGTTCAGCCTCCCCTTCTTCAG GTTCCATTTTGCCCTCCAAAGCAGCCATCTCCTAATATTTGCGTTCCTGATTCACAGTTTGAGAATGACATGTTGTCACTGTTTCACAGCCAGGTGTTCACTGATGTAATATTCCTTTGTGGAAAAATAGGCTTTTCTGCCCACAAAGCAGTGTTAGCAGCAGTTAGTGGTTCATTTTTCAAACTCTTCACAATGGATTTATCGCCAGATATTTCAACATCTGCTCGTAGTTCTAGCGAGTCCAGTATG GTTAGTACACTGGAAGCTGGTGTGGGAAGTTTTAACAATGACACAGAACAGCTTATTTACCAGAGCACTCCACCAACACGTGCCTCTTTACGGCTGCCACGAAGCTCAAACAACAACAGTGGTGGCTCAGACATTGCTAACTCTAGTGGTGCCCATACATTGCCCCAGAAGAAAAAGAGCAGCGAAGGTTGTTCAGATTTGGCAGACCACAGCAATAAGCCAGAAGATAGCAACAGTGAATCAAGATCTAGTGTTTGTAAAATTCTTAATCAAGGTGCATTTCAGTCCATCGGTCTCGAACCATGTGAGGGTCTAGACCACAGAGGAGAGATAACATCATCAATGCAGACAGTAGTGACTATGTCTAAGCAAATTACTCCAGCTGCTTTACAACAGTGTCTAAG ATTTCTGTACACCGGTTCAGTTGACTTGAAGTGTTGTTCACTTACCGAGGTCCATCTAGCAGCTGAGCTACTACAAATACCTGAATTGCAA GTCATAATAAGTAACATTTTGCATCGAGAAGATTTTCTCAATCAAGAGGTGCGACAGAAGTTTCTTCAAAAATTAAAGGCCCGAATAAAAGAAATCTGTGTCAAACAAGGTCTCTTTTCTG atgttttatttcaagtggaagGTGGTCTCTGTGCTGCACATCGACCCCTGCTTGTTGCTCGCTGTGATATGATGGCTGCCATGTTCCGAGGAGACTTCAGAGAGAGCTCTGCCAAAGTG GTTCATTTTCCTGGTGTAACGAAAGACTGTTTTCATCAGCTGTTAGTCTATCTGTACACTGACTGCATAGATCCTTCCATAAACCCCAATAACTGCTTAGACCTCCTGGAACTAGCTAACCGGTTGTGTCTCGCTAGACTTGTGGCTCTTGTTGAACAGAAAGTGGTTAGAGACCTGATCAAGATGGCAGAAAATAAGATTGATTCCACTGAATATGCTATAAGTCTTTTGGAACCTTGTCAG ATGCACAATGCAGACCAATTGGCAGATTGGTGTTTGTTTCACATCTCGGTAAACTACAACGAGATTTGCCAAAAAAGTATGAAGCTGTTGAGGACCCTGCACCCAGAAAATCAGGCCTATCTCAACCGAAATAGGTGGCCGCCAGTGTG gTATTTAAAAGAATTTGATTTTTACGAGCGGTGCCTCCGAGAACGTGAATGGCAAGAAAATCCTCCCAAAGCTCTTAAACGCCAGAGAAATAATGGGAGTGGTGGGTGTCTTTGTTTCTCTGGAAAGACCAGTGGTGACGGGTCTAAGTGGGCATTTCATACAGTATAA